A region of the Synergistaceae bacterium genome:
AGTTCGGCAAAGAAATCGCTCAAGAATTACACGCGGCAAATGTCGACGCAGTAATATTGACTTCAACCTGAGGCACCTGTACTCGTTGCGGTGCAACGATGGCTAAAGAAATCGAGCGCAGTGGGATTCCTGTTACAGTAATGTGCAACTTAATCGACGTTGCAAAAACTGTTGGAGCTAACAGAATGGTACAAACAGTTTCAGTTCCTTATCCTTTGGGAGATCCTGAACTCAGCAAGGAAGCAGAGTGGCAGTTACGCACAAGCCGTGTAGGAGCAGCACTTGATGCACTTGCTACAAAAGTAGAAGAGCCGACAGTATTTCCGTCAAAGTTTTAAGCTATAAATCATGCCGGGGGCGTTCAAAGTCTCCGGCGTTATTTTGCATACATATAAATAAGAAGGGACTGACAAAAATTTATGCCTGATAATAATAAAAAAAGTAACACCGTCTATATAATTTCTATATTAATCACATTCGCAATAGTAGCATGGGGGTTATTTCTCCCCGACAATTTCGGAAATTTTGCTAATTCACTTTTCGGAGGCTTAACAAAATATTTCGGCTGGGGCTATTTACTCACAATGAACAGTTTTGTATTATTCTGTATATGCATGGCCTTCAGCAGATTTAGGCACGTGAGACTCGGTAACCCTGAAGACAGACCCGAACACAGTAATATATCATGGTTTGCTATGTTATTTTCTGCGGGAATGGGAGTCGGACTCGTTTTTTATGGAGCTGGCGAACCGTTAATACACTTTGGCAATACTCCATTTGGAGCAGAGCCGGGCAGCATTCAAGCAGCTAGAGACGCTATGCAGATTTCATTCTTTCACTGGGGATTACATCCTTGGGCAGGTTATGCAGTCATAGCCATGCCGATGGCCTATTATCAGTTCCGCAGAAATTCCCCCGGATTAATCAGCTCGTTATTTATCCCCCTAGTCGGTCAAAAAGCAGTTGACGGCATATTTGGGAAGGTTGTAGACATTCTCGCAGTTTTCGCGACTTTGGCCGGAATTACTACATCATTAGGACTCGGAACTCTGCAATTAAACAGCGGCCTTAATGAAATTATGCACATTGACAAGACTACAATGATACAAGTCGCGATAATTATATTTCTTGCTGTATTATATACAGGCTCGGCAGTACTCGGCATTGACAAGGGAATTAAATTTGTTGCGAACTTGAATTTATTTATATGCCTTCTCTTGATGGTATTATTATTTTTCGTCGGGCCTTCACTTCCTATTATAGAGTCATTAATGACAGGGATCGGCGATTTCACGAGCGGGCTCGTTAAAGAAAGTTTCATGATGGCACCATACGGCGGAAAATATGCGGATCACTTGAAAAACTGGACTCTTTATTACTGGGCTTGGTGGATTGCGTGGGCTCCATTTGTAGGCTCATTTGTTGCGAGAATCTCACGCGGCC
Encoded here:
- a CDS encoding BCCT family transporter, whose product is MPDNNKKSNTVYIISILITFAIVAWGLFLPDNFGNFANSLFGGLTKYFGWGYLLTMNSFVLFCICMAFSRFRHVRLGNPEDRPEHSNISWFAMLFSAGMGVGLVFYGAGEPLIHFGNTPFGAEPGSIQAARDAMQISFFHWGLHPWAGYAVIAMPMAYYQFRRNSPGLISSLFIPLVGQKAVDGIFGKVVDILAVFATLAGITTSLGLGTLQLNSGLNEIMHIDKTTMIQVAIIIFLAVLYTGSAVLGIDKGIKFVANLNLFICLLLMVLLFFVGPSLPIIESLMTGIGDFTSGLVKESFMMAPYGGKYADHLKNWTLYYWAWWIAWAPFVGSFVARISRGRTIAEFVAGVLIVPALGSFTWFAIFGTSALHLQLVKGIDIAAQVTKDISVGVFALYKYYPLGFLMSVMMLVLITTFFVTSANSATFVLSMYSNHGDLNPSKSKMGVWGVLMAALAIVLLMTGGLQNLQTVSLTAAPPFAIIMVCACISLWKSLSKDEHEGKL